A window of Hordeum vulgare subsp. vulgare chromosome 5H, MorexV3_pseudomolecules_assembly, whole genome shotgun sequence genomic DNA:
cataaTATAGTGCGTCCTCGGTTTTTAAGTTTTAAGTTTAACAATGGATTTAATCAATGTGGATGATTGCAACGGAAGGAAAAACTGTACCATCAAAAACTTCATTCATATACGAATTCAATAATATAACTTTTGCTCCCATCGCAATCTGTCTCATTGGTTAAATTTATGGTGAAATTTAGACCTCGCAAAGCGCATGCGCACTACATTGTGGAATGGAGGAAGTATCACAAATTTAGCTCACTTGACAGTCACACTCACACAGCCGGACATAAAGCGATAGGACATCTTGCCAGCGCGCGGAATCATCGCAATTGAATTTGATGTGCTAACAAACGAGAGACGGTGTGCATATGATTCAACTACCAAAATTTATAACATCCAATCAGTTCCATCAGATTCAGATCAATCATGAAATATATGTTCACAATCTCTTCATTTGATCTTGTACATGTTGATGCATTCTTCTGAGAACTTGGTCTGATTTTCTATTAATTTGTGaaaccttttttttcctttttctatttacGGTGAAAACTTGGTCTAACTCAAAAAGGTATACATTTGGACAATCATAACTAGAACCATATTTATCTGGAAACAGCAGAAAAATAGTTTATTTATTGTACATTTCGATTTTATTTTATCTTCACATGCATGAGGAAAAAGGAAGATCAGGGAGGATTCATATATCAATTGAGGCTACACTAAAAAATTTCACTTCTTAAATTAGGCGCCGATCTCCTTAGCCATGTTGAATTGCATGCTTAAATGCTCAGCTGTTTTCAGCTCAAAAAATCCGGGGCTGGTCACTCCGTGCCGTTTTGATTGAATTGCATTAACCGACCAACACATTTATTTATAAGCGTAAGCGAATGAGAAAGATGTGCAGCGTATTTCAACAAGGGCTGAATCTTATGGAGCTCCTGTGCATAGCAACATGTAGTCCAAGCCACCGGGTGAAGGTAATCTTGAGTACATGAAAGAAGTGTGAGTGAGACGAACAGATACGTACCAAAGCtattttgctcttttgtttttacAAAGAACCATGGAATAAAGAACATGTCTAGCATCCAGATCCAAGGAATAAAGGGAACAAAGGAAaagtggaaaaaatgaaaaagacaaaaaggaaaaaaaaaggcatATATTAGTTATATCAGGAGAATGGTGCATTTGCAAATGTCAGGATGGACTGCTAGTAGCAATAGATAACACACATATTTCCATGACCTCGTAGCACGCATGGTTGAAAACCGACGCTCAAGGAAACAATACTCTGGTACTCCAGCAGTCCGATTGCCACCCTTGTGTAAGCTTATCATTTCCTTTAGTACAAGAATCTATGAGCTAGTTTGGTCTTAATGTTGTTCTATCAGTGAATCAATTGAATGCTTACATTGCAGCATAGCATCATTGGACGAATGGTTGTATTCTTTTTGCGTGTTTGTCAACATCTTCAACTTGTACTGATGTTTGAATTTGATATGTGTGTTAAGCAGATTATGGGCGTCGGAAACTGCTCCGACCAAGCAACCACTGACTTCTCTAAGCACATAGATGGGCAGTTGATGAGAGTGAACGCTCTGCTGGTGGCCAGCACCATCGTGATAGGAGTTATTGTTGGGATCGGTGCCTATGGTCAGCGCTACCGTCACCATCCACTTACCAGCTTCCTCTTCCTTGGTGCCACCACCTTGTTCGTGCCCATCCTCTCCTATGTTGTCTCTACCGTCGATAGTAATCTAGGTGTTGTCACTATTTCCTCCGATGCACACATAATACCAGGGTGGTGCAGTACACGTAGCCACATTTACACTGTGTTCGTATGGGCTAGTCTTGTTCAGATTGCTGGCGCCAACACCACTACAATAGTTGCTGGTGATGACAACAAAGGACGAAACATTACCCTTCCTGGCACTGTACTGCTTGTTCAAGCAATATGGACCTCGTACATTGTCGTGTACTACCTAGGAGGGGGATATTATTCAACGAGACAATGGTCCATAAAGCATATGGATCTTGCAAATGGATTACCGGTTCTTCCATTGTTTTCTCTTCTCATTGCCAAGCTACTTCTCAAATATTATGCTTGGTATGGGGCAAGCAGGTCATTAGCATTTGGGCGCAATCCTCATTTCATTGTTGGATACATGGAGCAACTAAAAGCCAAGCTAACAAGTGAGCATTCCCTTCCTCCACTCATAGTTACGGGAGAGGACACAACATTGGTACAGAAGGAGCCTCATGGTTATAGTATCAAATGGTTATTTAACCAAGCTGATGGGACAGGGATAGACAACAACAATTTAGTGACCACTGATAAAGTTTGGAGGTTAGAGGATGATATATTTCCGAGGTATTCAACCAAGCAGCTAAAAGATATATGCTTTTCGTTTGCATTGTTCAAGTTGTTAAGATGTCGATTTACAAGGCATACAATTGCTGAGTTTGGTTTCATCAAGGCCCATAACTTATTGTCACACGTGTTGCTCCAGGATGTTGATGATGAAAGACCACTTGGGATGATTGCACATGAGCTTTCTTTccttcatgattattattattcaTCTCTCCCAACCTCATATTCAAGCAGTTGGCTacccattttgagcatatctatttcACTTCTAAccatgggtttgagcttattatatctATTGCTCATAACAGTTGTGATTTTGCTGTATGCTTTTATGGGATGGCCACATCATGGACAGATGCAGTGTTTTCTGAATTGCCATCCTTCGTTCCAGAATGAACATGAAGATTTTTTCTATAGTTCTTCGAACCAGATACAATATGGAAATATTTTCTTCGATCTTGCCCCAGTGGGTTTGCTTGCGGCACTAGTTGTGCTTTCGGAGGTGCGGGAGATTGCTTGTTACATCTGCTCTAACTGGACTAAAGTATTCCTGATCTGCTCCTATGTTAGGCATGCTTCTTcgtggcagaaatcacattggaaGAAGAAGATGCTTAGCCTTGTGCTGCGTAGAAAATGCAAGCTGCTAAATCATTGGGTGGACAAAATGAACCAATGCTCAGTCTTGGCACTCCACCCAAGCACAACCCCAGTGCCTCTTCTCGGACGCCTCATCCCACTGCTTCACAGGAAGAAGGTACCAAGAGCAGTGAAGGCAGCTCTCCTCAAGCCACTTAGAAGCCCCAATTGGAAGAACAGAAGCAATGGCGTGGCATCCCTTTGTACAAGGCTACAACTGCAGGCCGACAACAATCCGCTCTCAACATCGAATGGCGTCAAAGGTGTAGCTGATACCATGCTTGTGGCCCACATTgccacgagcatccttgaagtgaGAACATCGGAGCCACTCCGCCAGGCTGACTCTGCTAATGAGATTGCCGCCACACACTTGTCACGCTATTGTGCCTACTTGGTAGCCTATGTCCCAGATCTACTCCCCGACAACAACGAGTGGTGCAAAAGCTTGTACAAGGGCATCAAGAAAAAAGCCAAGCGCGCACTCGCGGCATCCGGCAACACCGGGCAGGCGTCATTGAGTCCTGAAGCGCTGGTCCAGGCGCTGAGTGCCGGGTCTGAAGAGGCACACGACCTGCTCAAGAATGGTGCGGAGCTCAGGAAGAAGCTGGTGGAGCTGGCGGGAAATGAAGGAGAAGAGGTGGCATGGGAGCTCCTCGCAGAATTCTGGTCTGAGATGATACTCTATGCCGCCCCGTCGGACAATGTCGCCGCCCATGCCGAGGCCATTGCGCGGGGTGGCGAGCTGATAACACTTCTGTGGGCGTTACTCACCCACCTCGGGTTCATCAGCCGGCCAGAGGCTGCCATGCCTAACACCCCTGGTGATGTTTAAGTCGTATGAGTCCTAGCTAGTTATGTGTTTCAATTCACTACCTTTTGTGTTGTTTCATGTTGattggtgtggtgtggtgtggtgtgctACTAAGAAGTTTGTCATGTGTTTCATTTCAGTACATACACTTTCAATTCCTTGATTTGAAAATGACAtacaataatatatatatatatatatatatatatatatatatatatatatatatatatattccaatGTCGTGTGCTTCATTAACAATTTATTAACTCGGTTCTCACGAGCATGCCAATGTGTtccttctttccttcttctttcttgtACCAGTCAGGGTACGAAAAAGATTAGACTTTTATAGATCTCGGTTCTTCTCGCAAAGTGACTAAATTAAGAAAAAATACCGACTTACTAGGTGGGATATTATTTGCAGGCCTAAAGATCAGGGAGGGTTgggaattgaaaatttagaggtaAAGAATAGATGTCTGCTAAGCAAATGGCTGTTCAGACTTTCTATGGAGACGGAGGTTATGTGGGTATAAATTTTGCGTAATAAGTACCTACAAACTAAAACTCTAGCTCAGGTGCTACTAAATCCCAATGATTCAGCATTTTGGAAAGGCTTGATGTCAGTGAGAACAACCTTCTTTCAAAAATCAAGATTTGTTGTAGGTGATGGGAAGTcaactagattctgggaggatacatGGATGGGGGACTTGCCTCTAGCCATACACTATCCATCTATCTATAATATTGTTCAACGTAAGGACCCATACGTTGCCACAATATTACAGTCTAATCCTCTGAATATTCAGTTCCGGAGAGCATTGATAGGACATAGATGGGATGCATGGCTGCATTTAGTTACAAGACTCATGGATGTCTGCTTATCGGAGGAGGCGGACAAGTTTCATTGGAAGCTAACGCCCAATGGAGTGTTTTCTGTGAAGTCCATGTATTTAAGCATCATAAATACATCTACTATTCCCAAGTCCAATAATATCTGGAAAGTTAAAGTCCCTTTACGGATCAAAATTTTCATGTGGTTTGTCCATAAGAAGGTGATTCTAACCAGAGATAATTTGGCTAAGAGAAATTGGGGGGCGGGGATAAACGTTGTTCCTTCTCTGATCATGAGAAGACTATCAAACACCTTTTTCTTCATTGCCCACTTGCTAAAATTCTATGGCAAACAGTCCATATAGCTTTCAACATTACACCACCGGATAGCATTGATACGTTGTTTGGGACGTGGCTAAATGGGGTAAACATGTATATTGCCACACATATTCGTATAGGAGCATGTGCATTGATCTGGGCTATTTGGAATTGCAGAAATGATGTGAACTTTAACAGATTATCAAATGTCAATTTCTTGCAGGTACTCCACACGGCATCGGCGTGGATCCGTATATGGTCGTTACTCACACCTGTGAAaatcagggagcctttggttacctgGTCTATCCGATGAGAGATGGTAGCACGAGATATatacaaccggtttggatggcggtccACTAATAGGATAGATGATTAGGCATCTAGGCCTATATTTGTAGCCGGTTGTGGCTTTTTATTATCCATTTATGTAATTTTCTGTTATTTTGGACCTGGTTCGGAACCGCTGAATGTTTGCTTCGTTTCATTAAATAAAATGGTTGGATGCATCGccctgatgcagaggccggaggcaaacctccttttctaaaaaaaatatatTCATGGGTTTAAAAAATATGTTCATGAGATGTTTGAAAAATTCTTACACAATTTAATATACTACTTCGTACCATTGAGAAAAATGTTCATGGCGTTTTAAAAAATGTCTAAACATTAAAAAAATGCTTTTCACATTAATAAATAAAAGTTTTGTGTTACATATTTTCATCAATGTGAATTGATAAATGTTCAACACGTATTTTAGAAAAGTATTCAACATGTTTTAAGAAAATATTCAACATGTATAAAAAACATtaacatgtatttgaaaaatgaagaacaaagagaaaagACATACAGAGAAAAAGAAACCAATTTGAGAAAAAGATGAGATCGTTACGGAAATCACATTGAAACATGGAAGAAGAATAAACCGCAGAGAAGGTTTTAAAACCGATCAAAACCTGTCCATGCAACCTTTCCAAAACTGCTCTAAGGAGCTACAATGTTGGGCCAGGCCATTAGCGGAGAGCTAGAGGCGAGACGAGGGCATGCCAAGCAATGTAGTACAATAGTTACTTCACTATACACCCAAAAAAAAgtatgcactagtagaaaaaagggCTTCCGTACCAGCTCAATtcacacattagtcccggttccattacgaaccgggactaatgttagcatttgtcccggttcgaacgACAAGGGCGCCGGTCGGTCTTTATTCCCGGTTcaaaagggacctttagtcccggttcgtgtctcgaaccgggactaaagggtttggaggctttagtaccgggactaaagggtagacctttagtcccggttcgagacacgaaccgggactaaaggggttttgtatttttattttttcctgtttttaaattttatttctgtttgtagtttctgttttaaattgcttatatcttttaggatatttaatttttttgagtgattcttttttcattagattcaaaattttgtctagtttttgtttgtgcaattagtttttaaatttgaatggtttaaatttgaatttgttcaaatttgcttcaaacccaaattgtgaataacttgagtttacaaatagtttttaatttaattcttttttctcctagtcatctgttagattgttatcacagtaagatttatttggttatttttagaataatttaaatttagattttaattaaaacaatattgttttgcttatatagttgttttagccatttaattgttgttctttattattttttgttagtactttctgtagattttaacatgttatagtatggtgcatattgaatgcataaaaagtatggaattaaaatcattttaataaaatgcctttgtagcagatgggttttcgtctcaaaccttgatacttcgaaggatgatccagtttgtacacgaagtgcatctagtttttatcgtaactctctcaactttttagcacatgccatgtgggtgaaactatgataccatgccaactttcaaccttttcagagttcacttgtagtgcttttcaatttcagggtcaattagctcaaaaaagtaagtaaatgcatgaaaaataccaaatgaagtcagaaaatattgaaaatttatgatgtggctttaaatggtgtattttaaacacacaaaaagtatggagttcaaataagttcgaaaaaatgaaatccctttgcaatagatgagttttcgttcgaaaccctgatacttcgaaagagattgttcattttgtacacgaagtgcatccagtttttgacgtaaccctctcaactttttagcacatgctatgtgggagagatgatgatacgatgccaagtttcaaccttttcagagttcatttgtcgggcttttcaatttcaaggtcatttaggtcaaaaaatcattaaatgcatgaaaaatagcaaatgaagttataaagggtcgaaatttaggatgtggttttgaatggtttatattgaatgcacaaaatgcatACAATGTCTAaagttgaaataagtaaaaaataatatatctttctagcagatgggttttcgtccgaaaccgtgatacttcgaaggagatggtccagtttgtacacgaagtgcatccagtttttgtcgtaaccctctcaactttttaacacaagctatgttgatgaaatgatgataccatgccaagtttcaacattttcagagttcattatagttcttttcaatttcagggtcatttggctcaacatagcaaataaagttagaaagggttaaatctggcttggttaaccttagttgtgattctggcggggacggtgctagcaaatgtagtcgacgggtatgattggactcttggctgaaggggattctgaaattttcaaactctaccctccctggaccgtcttttttagttttgtagaaaataaacaaaaatgctaaaatcttcaaaaaataaaatcctttgagatgtagttaggttttagtgcctagttggtatacaaattttgagatatgaattttgaccgttttttcaaaaaagggaaaaatgtaaaacggccataacttttgcatacgacataaaaaaagtttaatatataaaaaaaactagagaaaattgggaatcgatttcaccggggcttgcccggtgaagttttctcagatgctcaaaattccaaatgtaaaaaaagttatggcaaaaagaagttttttccataaaaataagaaaaaataattttatttaaaatctttaggttgttctcattgaaattcactattattattacttattttgtttattttaataattgtttgaattcaaaaaattaaatcatgtgacatgacatcaaacctaggttgtttaggattgatagcttactattgtcaggagaacaacaagtgcaaacttggcaactaggggcgatagaactaggaagttaagcgtgctcgggctgaagcactGAAAGGAGGGGTGACCGGccgagaagttagacgatttgaaatgagtaatctacgctagagcagtgaggatgggtgattagagattaaattgtcaaataaatcaaagatttaaaaattgaaataaaacttaaaaacaaatcaaagaatattcaaaaataaaatttgaaaaataaataaataaggtacCTTTTggggtcaaacaaacaaaataaatagacggatcctttagtcccggtccgtgttaagacccgggacaccaaccgggactaaagccccttacgggccgggtctataggccctgtccccactagtgatgtaAGCATTGGGCATGAATGGATTCTTCAAGTACGACGATGGGCTGGCCCACTACGAGAATTTGGGTACGTCCTTAATGTAAAA
This region includes:
- the LOC123399065 gene encoding uncharacterized protein LOC123399065, with amino-acid sequence MLTLQHSIIGRMVVFFLRVCQHLQLVLMFEFDMCVKQIMGVGNCSDQATTDFSKHIDGQLMRVNALLVASTIVIGVIVGIGAYGQRYRHHPLTSFLFLGATTLFVPILSYVVSTVDSNLGVVTISSDAHIIPGWCSTRSHIYTVFVWASLVQIAGANTTTIVAGDDNKGRNITLPGTVLLVQAIWTSYIVVYYLGGGYYSTRQWSIKHMDLANGLPVLPLFSLLIAKLLLKYYAWYGASRSLAFGRNPHFIVGYMEQLKAKLTSEHSLPPLIVTGEDTTLVQKEPHGYSIKWLFNQADGTGIDNNNLVTTDKVWRLEDDIFPRYSTKQLKDICFSFALFKLLRCRFTRHTIAEFGFIKAHNLLSHVLLQDVDDERPLGMIAHELSFLHDYYYSSLPTSYSSSWLPILSISISLLTMGLSLLYLLLITVVILLYAFMGWPHHGQMQCFLNCHPSFQNEHEDFFYSSSNQIQYGNIFFDLAPVGLLAALVVLSEVREIACYICSNWTKVFLICSYVRHASSWQKSHWKKKMLSLVLRRKCKLLNHWVDKMNQCSVLALHPSTTPVPLLGRLIPLLHRKKVPRAVKAALLKPLRSPNWKNRSNGVASLCTRLQLQADNNPLSTSNGVKGVADTMLVAHIATSILEVRTSEPLRQADSANEIAATHLSRYCAYLVAYVPDLLPDNNEWCKSLYKGIKKKAKRALAASGNTGQASLSPEALVQALSAGSEEAHDLLKNGAELRKKLVELAGNEGEEVAWELLAEFWSEMILYAAPSDNVAAHAEAIARGGELITLLWALLTHLGFISRPEAAMPNTPGDV